The following coding sequences lie in one Ctenopharyngodon idella isolate HZGC_01 chromosome 11, HZGC01, whole genome shotgun sequence genomic window:
- the LOC127522261 gene encoding mediator of RNA polymerase II transcription subunit 26-like isoform X3 produces the protein MSQRDEMSQGSVPGKNIFRKSKIPIRAIRPYSSSIKNLQQFTSLRPSLSNQHSQEQHKSQRHDTSVGRSDTKHLMVAEEPPQSTCVTSSLPLNSSIQDSYVKMQQPSDLLNILKPATLNVNLHEVSSTVTDMRTYEDTKNQHNNHTVKLDGRPAEDNTKTTQQQAGKLTYDPHTRQIKPILSKTSDCQRSTGSEIQGSERLKQNLCLVQQTNCREMSQYKMIQNSLPTSERSRMDFSVAEKFKQEKNLKVYRKAHAFIPDFPVTDLPGVSREITERDLVRIRSHRWHGVNGCYDNRNNWYDWTQSITLDPYGDGSKLKILPYVAIDYRL, from the coding sequence ATGAGCCAGAGGGATGAAATGTCTCAGGGTTCTGTACcaggcaaaaacatttttagaaagaGTAAAATACCCATCCGTGCCATCAGACCATATTCCTCGTCCATCAAGAATTTACAACAGTTCACGAGCTTGAGACCATCTCTGTCCAATCAGCATTCCCAAGAGCAGCACAAGTCCCAAAGACATGACACCTCAGTCGGTCGCAGTGACACAAAGCACCTTATGGTGGCCGAGGAACCGCCACAATCCACCTGCGTTACTTCTAGTCTACCTTTAAATTCCTCCATCCAAGATTCATACGTAAAGATGCAGCAGCCTTCAGACCTCCTCAACATACTCAAACCTGCTACGCTGAACGTTAACCTCCATGAGGTCTCCAGCACAGTGACAGACATGAGGACTTATGAGGACACGAAGAATCAGCATAACAATCACACTGTCAAACTCGACGGACGTCCTGCAGAGGACAATACCAAAACTACACAACAGCAAGCAGGCAAACTAACATATGACCCTCATACTCGACAAATCAAACCTATATTAAGCAAAACATCTGATTGTCAGAGATCAACAGGAAGTGAAATCCAAGGCAGTGAGCGTCTGAAACAAAACCTTTGCTTGGTCCAACAGACAAACTGCAGGGAGATGTCACAATATAAGATGATTCAGAATAGCTTGCCAACTTCAGAAAGATCAAGAATGGACTTTTCTGTGGCTGAGAAATTCAAGCAAGAGAAAAATTTAAAAGTCTACAGAAAAGCACATGCGTTTATACCAGATTTCCCTGTCACAGACCTTCCTGGGGTCAGCCGAGAGATCACAGAGCGAGACCTGGTCAGGATACGCAGTCATCGATGGCATGGTGTGAATGGCTGCTATGATAATAGAAATAACTGGTACGACTGGACTCAGTCCATAACCCTGGATCCATATGGGGATGGGAGTAAACTTAAGATCTTGCCTTATGTTGCCATAGATTACAGACTTTGA